A single Ketogulonicigenium vulgare WSH-001 DNA region contains:
- a CDS encoding ATP-dependent helicase, which produces MTENSPNISLSQRAMGVRPSPYLEGLNPAQRAAVETLDGPVLMLAGAGTGKTRALTARIVHILNTQRAYPRQILAVTFTNKAAREMRLRINAMLGDQAEGMAWLGTFHSVCVKLLRRHAELVGLRPDFTILDSDDQLRLMKQLIIAANIDEKRWPARALANVIDGWKNKAIAPDSIPTSDASFYDGRAMRLYAEYQERLRQLNAVDFGDLLMHMVRIFQKYPDVLQKYQQDFKYILVDEYQDTNVAQYLWLRLLAGGHSNICCVGDDDQSIYGWRGAEVGNILRFERDFPGATVIRLEQNYRSTGHILAAASGVIAKNGGRLGKTLWTQSYMGEKVRLIGHWDNEEEARWVGEEIEALQRGTRGIGPFELDDMAILVRASHQMRGFEDRFLAIGLPYRVIGGPRFYERLEIRDAMAYFRLAVSSTDDLAFERIVNTPKRGLGEKAVQTIQRTARERGMSLLDAAGVVVEQRLLGGKALASLGGLVQQFYRWHDAVLAGRSHIEIAEEILDGSGYTTMWQNEKTPDAEGRLENLKELVKSLDNFENMQGFLEHVSLVAENESDDSQPQISIMTLHAAKGLEFPVVFLPGWEDGIFPSQRSLDESGLAALEEERRLAYVGITRAERVAIISFAATRFFHGQRQSMLPSRFIDELPHDDVEVLTPPTLNNGHYGAASSSPAQVEERAAKADVYNSPGWQRMQSRSVQRGAGGMKSARNVVIDAVASPVFELGQRVFHQKFGYGAVTALDAGKVMVAFDKAGEKHLMAHFLVPAAQADDIPF; this is translated from the coding sequence ATGACCGAGAATAGCCCCAATATCAGCCTTTCGCAGCGCGCCATGGGCGTGCGCCCCTCGCCCTATCTTGAGGGGCTGAACCCCGCGCAGCGCGCGGCGGTCGAGACATTGGACGGGCCGGTGCTGATGCTGGCGGGGGCGGGAACGGGCAAAACGCGGGCGCTGACGGCGCGGATCGTGCATATCCTGAACACGCAGCGCGCCTATCCGCGCCAAATTCTGGCGGTGACCTTTACCAATAAAGCCGCGCGCGAGATGCGGTTGCGCATCAATGCGATGCTGGGCGATCAGGCCGAAGGGATGGCGTGGCTGGGCACCTTCCACTCGGTCTGTGTCAAGCTGCTGCGCCGCCATGCGGAACTGGTCGGCCTGCGCCCCGATTTCACGATTCTGGATTCGGATGATCAATTGCGCCTGATGAAGCAGTTGATCATCGCCGCCAATATTGACGAAAAACGCTGGCCCGCGCGGGCTTTGGCCAATGTCATCGACGGCTGGAAGAACAAGGCGATCGCGCCTGATAGCATTCCGACCTCGGATGCCAGCTTTTATGACGGGCGCGCGATGCGGCTATACGCCGAATATCAGGAACGCCTGCGCCAATTGAACGCGGTCGATTTTGGCGACCTGCTGATGCATATGGTGCGCATTTTCCAAAAGTATCCCGATGTGCTGCAGAAATACCAGCAGGATTTCAAATACATCCTCGTCGACGAATACCAAGATACCAATGTGGCGCAATATCTGTGGCTGCGCCTGCTCGCGGGCGGGCATAGCAATATCTGCTGCGTCGGCGATGATGACCAGTCGATCTATGGCTGGCGCGGCGCCGAGGTGGGCAATATTTTGCGGTTTGAACGCGACTTCCCCGGCGCGACGGTGATCCGGCTGGAGCAGAACTACCGCTCGACCGGACATATTCTGGCGGCAGCCTCGGGCGTGATTGCCAAGAACGGCGGGCGGCTGGGCAAGACGCTGTGGACGCAGTCCTATATGGGCGAAAAGGTCCGTCTGATCGGCCACTGGGATAACGAGGAAGAGGCGCGCTGGGTCGGCGAAGAGATCGAGGCCCTGCAACGCGGCACGCGCGGCATTGGCCCGTTCGAACTGGATGATATGGCGATTTTGGTGCGCGCGTCGCACCAAATGCGCGGGTTCGAGGATCGCTTTTTGGCGATTGGTCTGCCCTATCGCGTCATCGGCGGCCCGCGTTTCTATGAACGGCTCGAGATTCGCGATGCGATGGCCTATTTCCGGCTGGCGGTCTCATCCACCGACGATCTGGCGTTCGAGCGGATCGTGAATACGCCCAAGCGCGGCCTTGGAGAAAAGGCGGTGCAGACCATCCAACGCACCGCGCGCGAGCGTGGCATGTCGCTGTTGGATGCGGCGGGGGTTGTGGTGGAACAGCGCCTGCTGGGCGGTAAGGCCCTTGCCTCGCTGGGCGGGCTCGTGCAGCAGTTCTACCGCTGGCATGATGCCGTACTGGCGGGCCGGTCGCATATCGAGATTGCGGAAGAGATCCTCGACGGTTCTGGCTACACGACTATGTGGCAGAACGAGAAGACCCCCGACGCCGAGGGGCGGCTGGAGAACCTGAAAGAATTGGTCAAGTCGCTGGATAATTTCGAGAATATGCAAGGTTTCCTTGAGCATGTCTCGCTGGTGGCGGAAAACGAATCGGACGATAGCCAGCCGCAAATCTCGATCATGACGCTGCATGCGGCCAAGGGGCTGGAGTTTCCCGTCGTCTTCCTGCCGGGGTGGGAGGACGGGATTTTCCCCTCGCAAAGATCGCTGGACGAAAGCGGGCTTGCCGCGCTCGAGGAGGAACGCCGTCTGGCCTATGTCGGCATCACACGCGCCGAGCGGGTGGCGATCATCAGTTTCGCCGCGACGCGGTTCTTCCATGGGCAACGGCAGTCGATGCTGCCCTCGCGCTTTATCGACGAGTTGCCGCATGATGATGTCGAGGTGCTGACACCGCCAACGCTGAACAACGGCCATTACGGAGCCGCCAGTTCTAGCCCCGCGCAGGTCGAGGAACGTGCCGCAAAGGCCGATGTCTATAATTCCCCCGGCTGGCAGCGGATGCAGTCACGCAGCGTTCAGCGCGGCGCGGGCGGGATGAAATCCGCCCGTAATGTGGTGATTGATGCGGTGGCCAGCCCGGTGTTCGAACTGGGCCAGCGCGTGTTCCACCAAAAGTTCGGCTATGGTGCGGTCACGGCGCTGGATGCGGGCAAGGTGATGGTGGCCTTTGACAAGGCGGGGGAAAAGCACCTGATGGCGCATTTCCTGGTCCCCGCTGCACAGGCTGACGACATCCCGTTCTGA